The genomic DNA TTCCGATTTTCCCATTTCCCCcatttttcccagttttccgttctctctctctgtctctctctcacctTCAATGAGTTGAACAAACAATTTCACCAGGGAAGAAATAAGAATAGCAGGAAATGGGCAAGTACATGAGGAAGTCCAAGCCCACAGGGGAAGTAGCAATCATGGAAGTCTCACACTCCCAACCCTCTCTTGGGGTTCGCACCCGAGCCAAAACCCTAGCTCTCCAGAGGTCGTCGGCTCAACCCGTCACCTCCGCCTCCTATCTCCAGCTCCGCAGCCGCCGACTCGAGAAGCCCCCGATTCTTATGACCAAGCGGCTCGAGCCCAGAAGGCAGAAACCTAAGACTGGTCCTAATTCCAGGGCAAGTTCGAGGCTTGGGGTCGAGTCTCGGTGCCAAAAGGCTGAGGCATCTGAGGAAACGGCGGCGAAAGAGGAAGAGGACCGAGGACAGAATGAGCAGGGTAACACCAACGACAACGAAAATGCTGATTTGGGTGTCGAAGAAGCTTCGTTTGGAGAGAATGTGCTCGAGTTTGAAGGTAGAGAGAGGTGGGT from Pyrus communis chromosome 17, drPyrComm1.1, whole genome shotgun sequence includes the following:
- the LOC137723404 gene encoding cyclin-dependent kinase inhibitor 4-like, with the protein product MGKYMRKSKPTGEVAIMEVSHSQPSLGVRTRAKTLALQRSSAQPVTSASYLQLRSRRLEKPPILMTKRLEPRRQKPKTGPNSRASSRLGVESRCQKAEASEETAAKEEEDRGQNEQGNTNDNENADLGVEEASFGENVLEFEGRERTTRESTPCSLIRDPDTIRTPGSTTRPTNSAEANRRIQNSSQRHIPTAHDMNEFFAGAEEEMQKKFVEKYNFDPVNDKPLPGRYEWEKVDP